Proteins encoded by one window of Gammaproteobacteria bacterium:
- a CDS encoding ParB/RepB/Spo0J family partition protein, with the protein MATKRRGLGRGLDALLGDQAGIDAIESAEGEELRHLPIDLIHRGKHQPRVNLHEEALEELANSIRAQGVVQPIIVRPVLGTDRFEIIAGERRWRAAQKAGLHSIPALVREVQDSSAMSIALIENIQREDLKPLEEAGGFAQLIQEFRMTHDEVAEAVGRSRVAVTNLLRLLELNEDVKSLLQGGELEMGHARALLSLKKVAQSRAARQVVSKGLSVRETERLVRRIQVGAKKTSASRTISDPNIRKLQNDLSEKLGANVQIQHGAQGSGKVTIHYNSLDELDGILSHIK; encoded by the coding sequence ATGGCTACAAAACGCAGAGGTTTGGGAAGGGGCTTAGATGCACTCCTGGGTGACCAGGCGGGCATCGATGCAATAGAATCTGCGGAAGGTGAAGAGCTCCGTCATCTACCTATTGATCTGATCCATAGAGGAAAACATCAGCCACGCGTTAATCTTCATGAGGAGGCACTCGAGGAACTGGCTAATTCCATTCGTGCCCAAGGCGTGGTTCAGCCAATTATCGTGCGGCCTGTATTAGGCACGGACCGTTTCGAAATCATCGCGGGCGAGCGACGCTGGCGCGCAGCACAAAAGGCGGGGCTACATTCGATCCCAGCGCTGGTGCGCGAGGTGCAGGATAGTTCTGCGATGAGCATAGCGCTCATAGAGAATATCCAACGGGAAGATCTCAAACCGCTAGAAGAAGCGGGTGGATTCGCTCAGTTAATTCAGGAATTCAGGATGACCCACGACGAAGTCGCGGAAGCCGTCGGACGATCAAGGGTGGCTGTGACTAATCTTCTCCGTCTGCTGGAGTTGAATGAAGATGTAAAGTCCCTACTCCAAGGTGGCGAGCTGGAAATGGGCCACGCTCGTGCATTGTTGTCCCTCAAAAAGGTGGCCCAGAGCCGTGCAGCCCGTCAGGTTGTTTCTAAAGGCCTATCGGTGAGGGAGACAGAGCGGCTGGTACGCCGGATCCAGGTAGGGGCAAAGAAAACATCGGCGAGCCGTACGATCAGCGATCCGAATATTCGCAAATTGCAAAACGACTTATCAGAAAAATTAGGCGCCAACGTGCAGATTCAGCACGGCGCACAGGGTTCGGGGAAGGTCACGATCCACTACAACAGCTTGGATGAACTCGATGGGATACTGTCCCACATTAAATAG
- the atpD gene encoding F0F1 ATP synthase subunit beta produces MSTGKVVQIIGGVVDVEFSPDSVPKIYDALAIESASLTLEVQQQLGDGIVRTIAMGSTDGLQRGVSVMDTGAPINIPVGLKTLGRIMNVLGDPIDEKGDIGEEERWPIHRDAPKFVELAPTTELLETGIKVIDLIAPFTKGGKVGLFGGAGVGKTVNMMELIRNIAIQHSGYSVFAGVGERTREGNDFYHEMIQSDVLDKVALVYGQMNEPPGNRLRVGLTGLTVAEYFRDEGRDVLLFIDNIYRFTLAGVEVSALLGRMPSAVGYQPTLAEEMGKLQERITSTRTGSITSIQAVYVPADDLTDPSPATTFAHLDATVVLSRQIAELGIYPAVDPLDSTSRQLTPLMVGQDHYDVARSVQNTLQRYKELRDIIAILGMDELSEDDKLIVVRARKIQRFLSQPFFVAEVFTGTEGKYVPLKETIKGFKGIVEGEYDELPEQAFYMLGTIDEAVEKAKTL; encoded by the coding sequence ATGAGTACTGGAAAAGTAGTACAAATAATTGGCGGCGTTGTCGACGTAGAATTTTCTCCGGATTCTGTGCCAAAGATCTACGATGCCTTGGCCATTGAAAGTGCCAGCCTAACGCTGGAAGTACAGCAACAGCTGGGTGATGGCATCGTCCGCACCATCGCTATGGGGTCTACGGACGGGCTTCAACGTGGTGTGTCGGTTATGGATACAGGCGCACCTATTAATATCCCGGTTGGTCTTAAAACGCTGGGGCGCATCATGAACGTCCTTGGGGATCCCATTGATGAGAAGGGTGATATCGGTGAGGAAGAAAGGTGGCCGATCCATCGCGATGCGCCAAAGTTTGTGGAACTCGCCCCAACCACCGAATTACTCGAGACAGGGATTAAGGTTATTGATCTTATTGCTCCTTTCACGAAAGGAGGCAAAGTAGGTCTTTTCGGTGGCGCCGGGGTGGGAAAGACTGTCAACATGATGGAACTGATTCGAAACATTGCTATCCAGCACAGTGGTTATTCGGTATTCGCCGGAGTCGGCGAGCGTACGAGAGAAGGAAACGACTTCTATCATGAGATGATCCAGTCTGACGTCCTCGACAAGGTAGCACTCGTATACGGTCAGATGAATGAACCACCGGGGAATCGGCTGCGCGTTGGCCTGACGGGTTTAACCGTCGCCGAATACTTTAGGGATGAAGGGCGGGACGTGCTGCTTTTTATCGACAATATTTACCGGTTTACGCTCGCTGGCGTTGAAGTGTCCGCCTTGCTAGGTCGAATGCCATCAGCAGTGGGTTATCAGCCAACGCTAGCGGAAGAAATGGGCAAACTCCAGGAACGAATTACGTCGACCCGGACAGGTTCGATTACCTCTATCCAAGCTGTTTATGTTCCGGCAGATGATTTGACGGATCCATCACCGGCAACAACGTTCGCGCACCTGGATGCTACGGTTGTATTGTCTCGCCAAATCGCGGAGTTGGGAATTTATCCCGCGGTGGACCCATTAGATTCAACCAGCCGTCAGCTCACTCCACTCATGGTCGGGCAAGATCACTATGATGTTGCCCGCTCAGTGCAGAATACTCTACAGCGGTACAAGGAACTCCGCGATATCATCGCGATTCTGGGAATGGATGAACTCTCGGAAGATGACAAATTGATCGTTGTGCGGGCGCGTAAGATACAGCGATTTTTATCGCAACCGTTTTTCGTCGCTGAGGTCTTTACCGGGACAGAAGGTAAGTATGTGCCCCTTAAGGAAACGATCAAAGGGTTTAAAGGCATCGTCGAAGGGGAATATGATGAGCTACCGGAGCAGGCGTTTTACATGCTCGGGACCATCGACGAAGCTGTCGAGAAAGCCAAGACTCTCTAA
- a CDS encoding ATP synthase subunit I, with amino-acid sequence MQDGSIRRLLATQCLLVVGVSAIVLVVSGVLEAQSAMYGGGIALLSSWMLGRQVFSAGDAAKARPGKGAAMLYLGVIQRFVIVLGLFGLGIGLLKLPPLPLIAGFAVAQLGFVFVRR; translated from the coding sequence ATGCAAGATGGCAGCATACGAAGGCTTCTGGCGACGCAGTGTCTGCTAGTGGTCGGTGTATCGGCGATTGTCTTGGTGGTGAGCGGGGTCTTGGAGGCGCAGTCAGCCATGTATGGTGGAGGCATCGCCCTACTCAGCTCTTGGATGTTAGGGCGGCAAGTTTTTTCTGCCGGTGACGCTGCTAAGGCACGACCGGGCAAGGGAGCTGCCATGCTTTATCTGGGCGTCATCCAGCGATTTGTCATCGTTTTGGGCCTCTTTGGCCTCGGAATCGGCTTGTTAAAGCTGCCTCCATTACCGCTGATTGCCGGGTTTGCTGTGGCACAGTTAGGATTCGTGTTCGTCAGGCGGTGA
- a CDS encoding F0F1 ATP synthase subunit B: MNATLVGQLMTFAVLVWFINRFLWDPITGMLENRTKRIADGLAAAEKGRHELELAEKRAVEYIKKAKEQANEIISQAQKRASEIVEEAKEDARGEGERLLVAARAEIGQEMQQAREQLKGEVAGLAVTGAEQILLREVDQAAHKDILDKLSAQL; this comes from the coding sequence ATGAACGCGACGTTAGTTGGACAGTTAATGACTTTTGCAGTCCTGGTTTGGTTCATTAACCGCTTTTTGTGGGATCCGATCACGGGCATGTTGGAGAACCGAACAAAGCGGATTGCCGACGGTCTAGCGGCTGCAGAAAAGGGACGGCATGAGCTCGAATTGGCTGAAAAGCGTGCTGTTGAGTACATAAAGAAGGCTAAGGAGCAGGCGAATGAAATCATTTCCCAGGCTCAGAAGCGTGCCAGTGAGATTGTCGAAGAAGCTAAGGAGGACGCCCGTGGGGAGGGTGAGCGTTTATTGGTAGCTGCCCGCGCTGAGATTGGCCAGGAAATGCAGCAGGCTCGTGAGCAATTGAAAGGTGAAGTTGCCGGGCTCGCCGTGACGGGCGCGGAGCAAATATTACTCAGAGAGGTGGACCAAGCCGCTCACAAAGACATACTCGATAAATTAAGCGCACAGCTTTAA
- the atpB gene encoding F0F1 ATP synthase subunit A translates to MSESIGPDDPVGYIQHHLINLTVGEGFWTVNIDTLFFSWLIGGLLVFLAWKVGRNLNPDNPTGVQNLLESILEFVDNMIKEIFPVSNPLIGPLAITVFLWVFLMNAMDLIPVDLLPIVASHLGVPHLKVVPTTDPNATLGMALMVFMLVVYYNIKVKGLWGYVKTFLTHPFGIWLFPVNAVMTLVEELAKPLSLGLRLFGNLFAGELVFLLVALLPWWTQFIPGGAWAIFHILVITLQAFIFMVLTIMYLALAHQSQDEH, encoded by the coding sequence GTGAGCGAATCCATAGGGCCTGACGATCCGGTTGGCTACATTCAACACCATTTAATCAATCTAACCGTCGGAGAAGGGTTTTGGACCGTCAATATTGACACGCTGTTTTTCAGTTGGTTGATAGGGGGGTTACTGGTCTTTCTGGCCTGGAAGGTCGGCCGTAACCTCAATCCTGACAATCCCACGGGAGTTCAGAATCTATTGGAGAGCATATTGGAATTCGTGGATAACATGATCAAAGAAATCTTTCCTGTTTCCAATCCGCTTATCGGTCCACTGGCTATTACCGTCTTTTTGTGGGTATTCCTGATGAATGCCATGGATCTAATCCCCGTCGACCTGTTACCGATCGTCGCGAGTCACCTAGGGGTCCCTCATCTTAAAGTCGTACCAACGACGGATCCAAATGCAACGTTAGGCATGGCATTAATGGTGTTCATGCTAGTCGTGTATTACAACATAAAGGTCAAAGGCCTCTGGGGCTATGTGAAGACTTTTCTTACGCACCCATTTGGTATTTGGCTTTTCCCAGTCAATGCTGTGATGACCCTCGTCGAGGAGCTTGCGAAGCCGCTTAGTCTTGGGTTGCGGTTGTTTGGAAATCTTTTTGCCGGAGAGTTGGTATTTCTCTTAGTGGCTTTGCTACCTTGGTGGACACAATTCATTCCTGGCGGAGCGTGGGCAATTTTTCATATTTTGGTTATTACATTGCAGGCTTTTATTTTTATGGTGTTGACAATCATGTACCTGGCACTGGCTCACCAAAGTCAGGATGAACATTAA
- a CDS encoding AAA family ATPase translates to MTKIIAVANQKGGVGKTTTSVNLAASLAATKRRILLVDLDPQGNATMGSGVNKLELRLSSYDVLMGEKSIAEARVEIEPAGYDLLPSNADLIGVEIALLEVLGREVRLRNALNPIREKYDYIFIDCPPALNMLTVNALVAADAVIIPMQCEYYALEGLSALLDTINKIRKILNPSLRIEGLLRTMFDPRNNLSNQVSAQLVEHFGDKVYRTIIPRNVRLAEAPSHGLPVLLYDKSSTGAVAYLALVGEMLRREGGGVKALR, encoded by the coding sequence ATGACCAAGATCATTGCAGTAGCTAACCAAAAGGGTGGTGTGGGCAAGACCACAACCAGTGTCAATCTAGCGGCTTCCCTTGCAGCAACCAAGAGACGGATCTTATTGGTGGATCTGGACCCTCAGGGCAACGCGACAATGGGGAGTGGCGTCAATAAGCTCGAGCTACGCTTGTCAAGCTATGACGTACTTATGGGGGAAAAATCGATCGCGGAGGCGCGAGTTGAGATCGAGCCTGCTGGATATGATCTCTTGCCCAGCAATGCGGATCTTATTGGAGTCGAGATTGCACTTCTGGAAGTCCTTGGGCGTGAAGTGCGCCTTAGGAATGCCTTAAACCCGATCCGGGAGAAGTATGATTATATTTTTATCGACTGCCCGCCGGCGCTGAATATGCTTACGGTAAATGCGCTGGTTGCGGCGGATGCTGTAATCATACCGATGCAATGTGAATATTATGCTTTGGAAGGCTTGTCGGCCTTGCTCGACACGATTAATAAGATACGCAAGATTCTCAATCCTTCGCTGCGCATTGAAGGTCTCCTAAGAACGATGTTCGATCCGCGCAACAATTTGTCGAATCAGGTCTCCGCACAGCTCGTTGAGCATTTTGGTGATAAGGTTTACCGTACCATCATCCCGCGCAACGTGAGACTTGCTGAGGCACCAAGCCATGGCTTACCGGTATTGTTGTATGATAAGTCGTCAACGGGTGCGGTTGCCTATCTAGCGCTTGTAGGTGAGATGCTGCGACGTGAAGGAGGGGGCGTGAAGGCGCTCCGATAA
- the atpE gene encoding F0F1 ATP synthase subunit C: protein MTADANLIALIYSFTALGVGVILAAAGLGSALGWGLICARYIEGIARQPELLPMLRVQMFITAGLMESFPFIVLAFAMYFTFANPFIGGALATVAELAGGAQ from the coding sequence ATGACAGCTGATGCCAATCTAATCGCCTTGATCTATTCCTTTACGGCGTTGGGTGTAGGTGTAATCCTCGCGGCTGCAGGTTTGGGGTCCGCGTTGGGTTGGGGATTAATCTGTGCAAGGTATATCGAGGGCATCGCGCGCCAGCCCGAATTACTACCAATGTTGCGTGTACAGATGTTTATCACGGCCGGCTTGATGGAATCCTTTCCGTTTATTGTGTTGGCCTTTGCGATGTACTTCACTTTTGCAAATCCGTTTATCGGTGGGGCGCTAGCTACGGTGGCCGAATTAGCCGGAGGGGCCCAATGA
- a CDS encoding F0F1 ATP synthase subunit delta, with product MEQESTIARPYAQAAFQQAKSEADLALWSDMLALLAVVVSDPTMKRVISDPRVGSERVSSLVLDICGARLSATGQNFVKVLVEADRLLIAPSIRRLFEEYCADAERVEQVEVVSAYDLEPQQEKVIVASMKKRLGRDIELTKVIDKDLLGGAVIRAGDLVIDLSVRGRLKHLANDLM from the coding sequence ATGGAACAAGAAAGTACGATAGCTCGACCCTACGCTCAGGCTGCTTTCCAACAGGCTAAAAGCGAAGCCGATCTCGCCTTGTGGTCCGACATGTTGGCATTGCTTGCGGTGGTTGTCTCCGACCCCACGATGAAGCGAGTGATTAGTGATCCACGTGTTGGGAGTGAGCGGGTTTCAAGCTTGGTTCTCGATATTTGCGGTGCCAGACTTTCTGCGACGGGGCAGAATTTTGTTAAGGTGCTAGTAGAAGCTGATCGCTTGCTGATTGCTCCTTCAATACGGCGGTTGTTTGAGGAATACTGCGCCGATGCCGAACGTGTGGAGCAGGTTGAGGTGGTCTCAGCCTATGACCTTGAGCCACAACAGGAAAAAGTAATAGTGGCGTCCATGAAGAAGCGTTTGGGCAGGGACATCGAGTTAACAAAAGTCATTGATAAGGACTTGCTCGGAGGTGCTGTTATCCGCGCCGGTGACTTGGTTATTGACCTCTCTGTGCGAGGCCGCCTGAAGCACCTAGCGAACGATTTAATGTAG
- the atpA gene encoding F0F1 ATP synthase subunit alpha produces the protein MQISATEISELIKKQIEGLDLEAEARTEGTIVSLTDGIARIHGLSDVMQGEMIEFPGKEYGLALNLERDSVGAVIMGPYEHMSEGDVVRCTKRILEVPVGEALLGRVVDALGSPIDGKGPIETKETSPVEKIAPGVIARQSVSAPVQTGLKAIDSMVPIGRGQRELIIGDRQTGKTAVAIDTIINQKGGDLICIYVAIGQRASSVNSVVHKLEEHGAMEHTIIVAAAPSDPAAMLYIAPYSGCSMGEYFRDKGEDALIIYDDLTKQAWAYRQISLLLRRPPGREAYPGDVFYLHSRLLERASRLNANEVEKRTNGKVKGKTGSLTALPVIETQAGDVSAFVPTNVISITDGQIYLETDLFYAGVRPAINAGLSVSRVGGAAQTNIIKKLGGGLRLQLAQFRELAAFAQFASDLDEATRKQLERGQRVTEILKQKQYMPLSVALMAVSLFAVDRGYLDDVELEKVGDFEIALHSYMQSEKAELLDRINETGDFDDEIEAELKAAVDEFKANHAW, from the coding sequence ATGCAGATCAGTGCGACTGAAATAAGTGAACTTATAAAAAAGCAAATAGAAGGCCTTGACCTGGAAGCGGAGGCCCGTACCGAAGGGACGATTGTTAGTCTTACGGACGGCATTGCCCGGATCCATGGTCTGAGCGATGTCATGCAGGGTGAGATGATTGAATTTCCCGGCAAGGAGTACGGATTAGCGCTGAATCTAGAACGTGATTCGGTTGGCGCCGTTATCATGGGCCCGTATGAGCATATGTCCGAAGGCGATGTGGTGCGCTGTACAAAAAGGATTCTTGAAGTGCCGGTGGGCGAGGCTTTGCTCGGGCGCGTTGTGGATGCTTTGGGCAGTCCAATTGACGGGAAAGGCCCGATTGAAACGAAGGAAACCTCTCCTGTCGAGAAGATCGCTCCAGGTGTGATAGCGCGGCAGTCGGTAAGCGCGCCTGTGCAGACGGGCCTCAAGGCCATCGATTCGATGGTGCCGATTGGGCGGGGACAACGTGAGTTGATTATCGGTGACCGCCAAACGGGTAAGACCGCAGTAGCAATCGACACGATCATCAATCAGAAGGGCGGTGATCTTATCTGTATCTATGTCGCCATTGGGCAAAGGGCATCTTCCGTCAATTCCGTTGTGCACAAGCTTGAGGAGCATGGCGCGATGGAACACACAATCATCGTTGCTGCCGCGCCTTCAGATCCGGCAGCAATGCTATACATTGCGCCCTATTCTGGATGTTCAATGGGCGAGTACTTCCGGGATAAAGGCGAAGACGCCTTGATTATCTATGACGATCTCACGAAGCAGGCATGGGCCTACCGTCAGATCTCACTACTTCTGCGTCGTCCGCCGGGACGTGAAGCTTATCCAGGTGATGTCTTCTATCTACACTCGCGCTTGCTGGAACGCGCATCTCGGCTCAACGCTAACGAGGTAGAAAAAAGGACAAACGGTAAGGTTAAAGGTAAAACAGGTTCGCTTACCGCCTTACCAGTCATAGAAACCCAGGCAGGGGACGTATCAGCATTTGTCCCGACCAATGTGATCTCCATTACCGACGGCCAGATCTATCTTGAAACGGATTTGTTCTATGCAGGCGTTCGTCCCGCCATTAATGCTGGTCTGTCCGTTTCTCGTGTCGGGGGCGCGGCGCAAACCAACATCATCAAAAAACTTGGCGGTGGGCTTCGACTGCAATTGGCCCAGTTCCGCGAGCTTGCGGCTTTTGCGCAATTTGCTTCCGATTTAGACGAAGCTACTCGCAAACAATTGGAGCGCGGTCAGCGTGTAACCGAGATTCTCAAACAGAAACAGTATATGCCATTAAGCGTTGCTTTAATGGCAGTTAGCCTGTTTGCTGTAGATCGGGGTTATCTTGATGATGTCGAGCTCGAAAAAGTAGGCGATTTTGAGATCGCTTTGCATAGCTATATGCAATCGGAGAAAGCTGAGTTATTAGACCGAATAAACGAGACGGGGGATTTCGATGATGAGATCGAAGCCGAGCTCAAGGCAGCGGTCGACGAGTTCAAGGCAAATCATGCATGGTAG
- a CDS encoding F0F1 ATP synthase subunit epsilon — MAMTIHVDIVSAETEIYSGLAEMVFAPAVMGEVGIAPRHAPLITRLSPGEVRLQMPGGKEESFYVSGGILEVQPHVVTVLSDTAVRAHDIDEAAALEAKQGAEQALKDRTGAIDFAKAQAELAEAVAQLQTIQRLRKRTGRS, encoded by the coding sequence GTGGCGATGACAATTCATGTGGACATCGTGAGTGCTGAGACGGAGATCTACTCCGGTTTGGCAGAGATGGTGTTTGCGCCCGCCGTCATGGGGGAGGTTGGTATCGCTCCGAGGCACGCACCGCTAATAACCCGCCTTAGCCCTGGTGAGGTACGGCTACAAATGCCCGGTGGCAAAGAAGAGTCCTTCTACGTTTCGGGCGGCATACTGGAAGTCCAGCCACACGTAGTGACCGTCCTGTCCGACACAGCCGTACGGGCACACGACATCGATGAAGCCGCGGCACTGGAAGCGAAGCAAGGGGCCGAGCAGGCATTGAAGGATCGCACTGGTGCAATCGATTTCGCTAAGGCGCAAGCCGAGCTTGCTGAAGCGGTCGCCCAGCTTCAGACGATTCAGCGTCTTCGCAAGCGAACGGGGCGATCCTAG
- the atpG gene encoding F0F1 ATP synthase subunit gamma produces the protein MAAGKEIRTQIKSIQNTQKITRAMEMVAASKMRKAQNRMHEARPYAEKMRNVISHLGHAQAEYKHPYLIERDMRRVGLITVSTDRGLCGGLNANLFRTVISAMQDWHDKGVEMDVCTIGAKGAAFFSRIGSNIVAQASHLGDAPGVDDLIGTVKVMLDSYLEERIDRIFLVYNVFVNSMTQRPHIEQLVPIHPEEEEELRHHWDYLYEPDSKEVLDHVLMRYIESLVYQGVVENIASEQAARMVAMKSASDNAGELIDELQLIYNKARQAAITQEIAEIVGGAAAL, from the coding sequence TTGGCTGCCGGAAAAGAAATTCGGACCCAGATAAAGAGCATACAAAACACGCAAAAGATCACTCGCGCGATGGAAATGGTCGCGGCAAGTAAGATGCGAAAGGCACAGAATCGTATGCATGAAGCGCGACCCTATGCGGAGAAGATGCGAAATGTGATTTCCCACCTCGGCCATGCTCAAGCTGAGTATAAACATCCCTATCTGATCGAGCGGGATATGCGTCGGGTAGGGCTTATCACCGTTTCCACGGATCGCGGACTATGTGGGGGGTTAAATGCCAATCTATTCCGTACTGTTATCAGTGCGATGCAGGACTGGCACGACAAAGGTGTAGAAATGGATGTCTGTACAATCGGCGCTAAGGGTGCCGCATTTTTTAGTCGCATCGGCAGCAATATCGTGGCCCAGGCCAGTCATCTCGGCGACGCTCCCGGTGTGGACGACCTGATCGGTACCGTCAAGGTGATGCTGGATAGTTACCTTGAAGAGCGGATTGATCGGATCTTTCTGGTTTATAACGTATTCGTCAATTCCATGACTCAGAGACCCCATATCGAGCAGCTCGTGCCGATTCACCCTGAAGAAGAAGAGGAACTCAGGCATCACTGGGATTACCTCTATGAGCCGGATTCCAAGGAAGTCCTGGACCACGTACTCATGCGCTATATCGAATCCCTGGTATATCAAGGGGTCGTGGAGAATATCGCTTCTGAACAGGCCGCGCGCATGGTTGCCATGAAAAGTGCCTCCGACAATGCGGGGGAGCTGATTGACGAACTACAGCTTATCTATAACAAGGCACGTCAGGCCGCAATTACTCAGGAGATCGCCGAGATCGTCGGGGGTGCCGCAGCGCTATGA